Sequence from the Fragaria vesca subsp. vesca linkage group LG4, FraVesHawaii_1.0, whole genome shotgun sequence genome:
GTATTGAGTGACTTTCCAAGATTCTGTTCTCTTCAATTCTTTTCATATTGACACCAGGAACCTTATTTTTAAAAGATGAGGTATTGTCCCTAATTTCAAATTTCACCCAATTTGAGCCAAAACCACTTGTTATAGCTCACGAGTTTCTAGCCAGTTTCATTTTTTTAGGACTCCGGCTTTTTCCGTTCGGGTGTGCTTATAGACACCTCCTAACATATATTGAACCATTCTAGCTTCAAAAATCCATGTCTTTTATCAATTTACTCGCGATCGGGCCTAAATAACTCACGCGTGTCGTGTTTTGTAAAGCTGTTAAAATTGTTGTTTAATTGGTATTGAGTGACTTTTTAAGTTTATGTTCTCTTCAATTCTTCTCATATTGACATCGGAAACTTTAGTTTCAAAAGAAAATGAGGTATTGTCCCTCATTTCAAGTTTCACTCAATTCGAGCCAAAACCCTTTGCTACACGAGTTTCTGGCAAGTTTCACATTTTTTAAGCCTCCGGCTTTTTCCGTTCGGGTGTACTTACATACACCTCCTAACATATAGTGAACCATTCTAGCTTCAAAAATCCGTGTCTTTTATCAATTTACTCGCGATCGGGCCTAAATAAACTCACGCGTGTCGTGTTTTGTAAAGCTGTTGAATTTGCTGTTTTAATTGGTATTGAGTGACTTTCCAAGATTCAGTTCTCTTCCATTCTTTTCATATTGACACCAGGAACCATATTTTTAAAAGAGAATGAGGTATTGTCCCTCATTTCAAGTTTCACCTAATTCGAGCCAAAACCACTTGCTATAGCTCACAAGTTTCTAGCCAGTTTCATTTTTTTTGGGACTCCGGCTTTTTCCGTTCGGGTGTGCTTATAGACACCTCCTAACATATATTGAACCATTCTAGCTTCAAAAATCCATGTTTTTTATCAATTTACTCGCAATCGGGCCTAAATAAACTCACGTGTGTTGTTTTTTGTAAAGCTGTTGAATTTGCTGTTTAAATTGGTATTGAGTGACTTTCCAAGATTCCGTTCTCTTCAATTCTTTTCATATTGACATCGGGAACCTTAATTTTAAAAGAAAATGAGGTATTACCCCTCATTTCAAATTTCACCCAATTCGAGCCAAAACCACTTGTTATAGCACACGAGTTTCTAGCCAGTTTCACTTTTTTGGGACTCCGGCTTTTTCCATTCGTGTGTGCTTATAGACACCTCCTAACATATATTGAACCATTCTAGCTTCAAAAATCCATGTCTTTTATCAATTTACTTGCAATCTGGCTTATATATATATATATATATATATATATCTCTCTCTCTCTCTCTCTCTCTCTCTCTCTCTCTTCAACGGCTAAGATTAAGTCTTTAGGTCTTTTTTTAGGGATAACCCACCAGCTATTGGATCCTTTTTAATATCCTCAACGGCTGAGATTAAGTCATGTTTCTTAACCCCTTTCCAACCTCATTAACCCCATTCGAGAACTCAAGCGTTCTTTTTTCGATTTGGCGCTCTGAGAATAGCGTGAAAGAAAATTTGAAAAGCTCAAGAGTTTGGGTCAAGAACATAGAGGTGAAGAAACAACGGTGTGTGGTACTCTTATGTTTAATTTCGAAACAAATTAGGTATGGCTCTTCTTCTCTAATGGTGTTTCTTCTATATCATGTACAAGATGCCTCTGTTCAAAAGCTTGTATGAATGCCAATTTCATGGGTATATAATTAATAGCGTGTCTTTCCTCGTAGAACTGAACTTATAATTTGATCGATGATTGTTGTTCAATCACATATAGATTTAGGTTTTTGAACTAAAATTTCATCTTGAAGGTTGAAACCTTCTTACTAATCCTGGTAACTAAAGGAGAGTAATTAATCAAAGTTAGTAATTAACAAGCTCTCCTAGCCTATTTAGGAATGAGATCCATGTGGGCTACACAAGCATAGCCCATATAAGTTCTAGTTACTGGTCCACACTCGCGCCAACAAAAGAAGTCATGCATAAATAGCGGGAAAATACGGGGTGCTTTTATAATATCCAAAACATAAGGGCCAATTCTGTTAATTCAATTAAAATAAGGGAAGAGTGTCCCAATTTAGCAGACGAGAGAAGCGAACAGAGCAACAAAAACATGCCTTCAGATTCACCGTTCTTTCTGATCCTCCTCTTCTTCTTCTCCACAGCCTTCGCTCTGCTCTCAGTTGGCTACGCCACGTAAGCCCTAATACGTATACGTATGTATGTACTTGTTTGAGTAATAAGATGTGATCTGCTGCAGTTGAGTTTTGAACAATTTTTTGTTATTGGGTTGATTCAGAATCGAAGATGGTGAAGATGGAAGGATTGGAAGTAGAACGCTTCTGGGTCTGAAAGAGAGCCCTCATGGAACTAACGCGACCTATGAATGCTCTCCCAATGGTCCCTGCGTTGCTTGCCAATACTCTGAAAAGGTTTTTGTTTATTTATTTATTTATTTTTGATCAATTGATTTGGATTTGGATGCGTGCTTTGCTCAGTTTTGTTGTTTTCGGTATGTATTTTGAAGCATTGAGCTTGTTTAGGTTTGATTCTAGTTGTAGATTTTGATGATCAGAATGGTTTGGTATCATTTAGCTCTTTATTTGCTTTGAAATCCTACAATGAGGAGGAACAATGGAGTCTATCGATTTAGTTAACTTTGATTTATATGGCTATCAAGCAAGAACAGATGTTAAGCGAATGTGGGAATCTAGTTGATGTTGCTAAAGGAGGTCATGAATATGAATAATTGAAGATAATGAGCTACTGATATATAATTCAGATTAGCGTGGATTCATTTGCAACTGATGTTCCTAAAAGAAATGTTCTAATGAATATTTAGTTGGGGGATTTGATTTTGATCTTGTATGAGATTAGCTAAGCCACTTTAGGTGACTTTGATGGGAAGATCTCCAGATCGAATGGTTGATTCGTTGTGCTCCTTTTGATATCCTACACATCAGTGATTGAATGTTTTATTACTGTCTGTGAATCTTTGCCTCGTACTAGTAATAATTCTTTCTTTAATTGTAGAACAATGATGAGTATCGCTGCAGTGAGACTGGCTATCGCATCCCTTTGAAATGTGTGGAAATTAAGCAAGGATTAAAGGATGCAAAAGCAAAGAAAGACCCTAAAAAGATTAGATCAACTCTGGAAGTTTCCAACATGTCAGAATTGCATAATGCGGAAGAGCTCGGTATACTTTTAAAGCGTAGAAGTTTATTGGATGATTCTTCTACACAAGAGAATGAGCAACAGGGTTATATTACTTACAGAAGCTGTATACCAGCAGTTAATGAAGAAAAGTTGTCAGTGCTTGGTTTCGAGGTATTGTATGCAACTTCTGATGAAGTGATACCTATCTTACTCTAGTGAGTTAATTAACGGGTATAGAACAGAAATGAGAAATGGATAGAGGCCAAGAAAGCACTTTCATCTTATGTTTCTATTTTTGAGTGCTATACTTATGGTCATATACATGCTAATGAATGTCTTACAACTTATGTGACAGGTGATTGTGCTGTGTTTGCTAGTCATAAGTGGTTCTATTGTATACTTCAAGAAAAGGCAGACAACTACAATGGCAGGATTTTCCCGAATTCAGAGCAATGCAAGGTTTTAAATGCAATGCATTTGCTGAATCAGTAATCCCTTCACACTTGCTGCCTCCAATTTCTCTCTGTATACTCCATGTATTGAAACAATTCATAGAAACCAGTTCTCTCGTGTAATATTTTTGATAACGTGAAATATTCTCTGTTTGGGGATGAAATCGCAGAAAAAACACTTTAATTTACTCAAGGGTCCTGTCCTTGCCAGGAATTGCATTATGCATTTCCAATGTGCATCCGATGTATACAGTACATTTTATTTGCATTAATGGGAGTAAATGGAACAATTTAGTTGTGCAATACCCTGCTCCCATATTGTTATAAACTGTTGAGATCTAACACAAAGATTAAACTTGGCCAACATTCAACTTGTAATGTAGGCTGCCCAATATGATTCAAAAATCAGCTTTCTACATTGAAGATGCAAAATTACTGAACAAGATATACCATGTTATTGCCGTTTCCTCTCGAAAAATATACAAGACAATAGTGACAGACCATCAGTGACTACTGTCGGTTCTCCTAACGAGTTTCTTCAGCAAATCAACAAAACAGCAGCAGCAGGACAAAAACTCCAAACAAAAGAATCATGTTGACCATAACCCTCGACTTAAATAACGGAACTCCTCTTAAAGACACATCTACAGTGACATGGCAGAAACATGGATTACACACAGCCCATTGACATACTGAAATTACAAAAAATAATCTGGAGTCTTCCGCGTGTTGTCAGGCTCAATTTGACGAGGAGCCGGGTCAAATTGTAGAAAATTCTGGTCCATATTCTCCCCGATTTCCAAAATTGCAGCCATATTCCCACACCGGTAACAATAGTTTGGAGCGCTAAACACAGTCACGACGTTCTTTTCCTGCAAATATGTCCAGATGAAAGCTCAGAATTCAGCAAAAACTAATGAGGCACATCACCACAAAAAGAAAACAAAGTTCTACTTCCATTTGTGTTTACACACCTGGCACCAGTTGTATCCTTCCATGACAAGCTGATGAGCTCTTGAAATCAGGCTGAGTCCATTGGTATGATTAAACTGAGCAGCTATATCCTGTCCAAATGTATAACCAGCACCACGTGGAGATATTCCCCAACCACAGCGGTCATCAGGATCAGACCATAGGAGATCACACATTGGTCCTTCATGTGGAACCTGCTCATGCACAAACAAGACAAGAGAAACATGATCAAAACAAGCCTGTAATACGTAAATCAGAGGACCGTCATGAATGCATTTTATATGATGTCGATGTACTTGAAACAGACAGCTGATACATCATACCCAATATGTCATCTTAAATTTGGACATGGAAGAGAACAACATCATACCTCCTGGATACGGTCCAAGGCTCGGATATTGTCCAATGTGTCCAAAGATGGTGAAAGGCCCCCGTGCAAACAGAAAATCTACAATATATATACCAGAACTGTCAAAAATCAACCAAACTGATCTCTATTCGATATATTTATCACTGTAAAAAATATTAAAGAAAGAGTTTGGTAACTCAACCTGACTCTCAATAAGGGCTGTGAGGGGAAGATAATCAAATAAGTCAGTAAAGTACTTCCAGACATTGGCATTTCCGTATTTTCTCAAACACTCATCGTAGAAACCATACCTGGAAAAGATTGACAAAATTGAATAGAACGTAAGAACCACTGTCAACCAACATAATCTAAGATACTGCTGCAAGATTCTGGTAGTTTATTCAACTGTATTAACTATGAGCTTGTGTATTCAATAGCAACATTCTGGCCAAGCATCCGTGATTAACAGAGAGATTTCTTACTCTAAAGCTCAGGAAGCCAATGGAACCTGATCAAGTAAAACATATCACTCATGTAAGGTAAATTAGTTGCCACAGAGTAGGATTCTTTTTTTCAATATGAACATAAGGTAGGCCAACCTATGATTAAAAGCCTAATTCTACATATTTTGCTGGCAGAAGGGCACTCTCTGGAAGTCAGCTAAGCACAAATTTCCCACTAGTTTTGGGGACTTGGTCCTCAACACAGAAATCAATTAGTGAAAACTAATATCTATAAAAGAATTCACTCAGAGGAGGAGGGGTAGCATGGCATTGAGATGCTTAAGAGTTAATTGTATTACTCTGAAGAAACTTACAATACAATCAACAAAATTCAGACATAGCGCAAATTGGGAGATCTATATATGTAAATTAGACACAGCTTCACATGCATTGCAACTATGAGTACCAAACTTAAAAATCAAATAGACATTCTTACACTTGAGTAATTTGCCGACTCTCATGATTTCCTCTCAGAATTGTAATTCTATCTCTATAACGAACTTTCAGAGCCACCAGAAGTGTGACAGTCTCCACAGAATAATACCCACGATCTGCATTAGCGTAGCCAAATATATTAAACACACATAAAGCAGAAAACATAAATATCAAAACGATGCATCCGTAGTATACCACATACATTCCACAAACATAACACAATGTTAACCCATTATAACACATAAAAGATCACCACAGAAATTATATCCACCAAAAGAAACCATAAAGCTAATAAATCCAAGCTACGGAAAACCCCTAATCATTATTCTAGCAAGATTAACCACATACAAGCTCCGGTAGATTACAATAATCACACCTCCATCATTATACCGCACAATCCATTTCCGAAACTAAGCAAAAATCAAGATCATAATATAGCTAGCTTCCATTACTCGAAACGAAAAGGTTCACAACTATCACACATAATTCTACACATAAAATTGCATCTACATAACAAGCACAAAACGCTATTCCACACATAATTTCTCATCAATCCAAATCCAAATCCTCATCCATTTGATCCAGATTAAAAATAATCCGCACAAAAAAAATGAAAAAAAAATATACGAAAAATGCGAAAATGAAAAGAGTAAAGAGAGAGATAAAGAGCCTGACCTACATAATCACCCATGAAAAGGTAATTAGTATCAGGAGCGTTGCCTCCTATCCGAAACAGCTCAATGAGGTCGTAGAATTGGCCGTGTATGTCTCCACACACCGTAACCGGGCACTTGACCGGTTGCACGTTCCACTCCTCCACCAGGATCGCCCTCGCTTGCTCGCACAGCGTCTTCACCTCCGCCTCCGGCAACGTCTTGCACTCCATCAGATGCTCGATCTGACGGTCCAGATCCCCGTGAGACGGCATCGCCTCCTTCTCTTCTTCTTCCCGCGCTTTTTCTCAGATCTCGGGAAAACGCCGATTCGGAGCAGATCTGACGGCGGCCGGACGATCGGCGGATCAGGACGACGAAACGAGTCGTTTTGAGGTTGGGTCGAGACTCGACCCCTCTATCATTCCTCTTCCTCTCTCTGCGATCTTTTCGTTTTTCTTTAAAAGAAAAATTTTAAACGAAAAGAAAAGAAAAAATCGGTGAAATTAAATTGAAATTGTATTTATGTGAATGTAAGGGAAGACGAGGGAAGTCGATCTTTGCTTTCCCTTCTCTCTTCGCTCGCTCGCTGCGAAATGAAGCTGAAATGAAACACAAATGCAGATTTGGTGTGTGATTGGTTATTTTTTTTTCCCTGCTTTTTTTGTTTTGTTTTGTTAATATTGTAATGGGAGAAACAATTTCTCTCCCCGGTGGCTCCGCCGAGTCAACATCGTGAATGACCGACACGTGTCGATTCCAGCTCCTTCTTTTGGACTGTTCAACCTCTAGGCTCTCTCGGGTGGCCCCCACGGTTCCAATATTTTTTGTTTCTTTTTCTTTTTTGAGAGGAAAATTATGAAGAAGCTGTTGTTTGGTTGTTTTTGTGTTGGTGTTCTATTGGTCAAACCGTCAAAGAATGCAGCCTCTCTAGAAAGAGAAGCTAACAAGAAACTTGATAGGGAGGAGTAGAGGCCATTTGTTTCGAGTTTATTTGGTCCAAAAATCACAGCATTGATATATTCAGCCTTTTTGAATGTGGACTTTAGAAACTCTGACCATGTTTATAGGACTCTTCCATTTATACTTGAGTGGGTGATTTGGTGAGAGATAGGTTAGCTCGGTACGATGGGATACGGGTTAAGGCCTAAATTATAACGAATCTACTCTTTTTGATTTGGCTGTTTTACAAACTATATTTGTGTTTCATATGAGTAATGAGCGAAGCTGTTAGATATTGTTTAATGATGCTATAACTATACAACCAAACAGAGTGTAGAACTTCAGGCCTTCGAGTTGGCCACGGAGTAACAACCTCTGACGCCCCGCCATTGCGACTGGAGGGCTTACCCCGATAGTTAACAAATGGTTCGGTTATGACCCGAACTTAATTGGATCCAATCCACTTTAAGCAGGTTGTTGTTTTTTGAAACCTAATTTGCATATCTTTTTCCATGCATACTGCATTTACGGAACTGTGCAATTGAATAATTGGCCTTCACCAGGCGGCCTGTTGGGCCTTGTATTCTTGTTGTCTGTTGCATTTTGGGCTTTCCCATTAAGGAATCTTTTTTGATTGAATTGAGGAATCTTTTGACGAGCAAACTAATTATGATATCATACAGACCAAAAGAACCTAGAATAATGAACTATAGATGGAGAAATATCATTGTTGGTGTCCGTAGCAGATTCCAAATTTCAGAATTTGGACAGTTATACCTATACCTAGACAGTGACTTCAATTCTTGAACATCATGAGATGGAACTGCGCTTAATTAACCTTGTCCATTGTCGTTAGAAAACTAGCTGCTAGCTAGTGAGCTCCGCCGGTTAAGCAAGGTTCAAGTTCAAGCAAACTCATTTAGATGGATTGGTTGTTCCTAATCAAGCTGATACCTACACACTGATCTCAACCCTCACTCTCTCATGCTAATACTAGACAGGCATCTATACAAGTACATCCAAGCTCTTTATCTTTTACCGTTTTGGGTAATTGCTCCATTTTTGAACCACGAATCTCTTTAATCTTGGTCTCTAAATTAGTATGCTAGAAAAGATAAAGAGGAGGGTATAAAGCTAGTTTCAAACTTTCAATTGTTTTGTTATCACTTTGAAGAGTTTTGAATGGATCATAGACCAA
This genomic interval carries:
- the LOC101300337 gene encoding uncharacterized protein LOC101300337, which produces MPSDSPFFLILLFFFSTAFALLSVGYATIEDGEDGRIGSRTLLGLKESPHGTNATYECSPNGPCVACQYSEKNNDEYRCSETGYRIPLKCVEIKQGLKDAKAKKDPKKIRSTLEVSNMSELHNAEELGILLKRRSLLDDSSTQENEQQGYITYRSCIPAVNEEKLSVLGFEVIVLCLLVISGSIVYFKKRQTTTMAGFSRIQSNARF
- the LOC101300616 gene encoding serine/threonine-protein phosphatase PP2A catalytic subunit-like, which produces MPSHGDLDRQIEHLMECKTLPEAEVKTLCEQARAILVEEWNVQPVKCPVTVCGDIHGQFYDLIELFRIGGNAPDTNYLFMGDYVDRGYYSVETVTLLVALKVRYRDRITILRGNHESRQITQVYGFYDECLRKYGNANVWKYFTDLFDYLPLTALIESQIFCLHGGLSPSLDTLDNIRALDRIQEVPHEGPMCDLLWSDPDDRCGWGISPRGAGYTFGQDIAAQFNHTNGLSLISRAHQLVMEGYNWCQEKNVVTVFSAPNYCYRCGNMAAILEIGENMDQNFLQFDPAPRQIEPDNTRKTPDYFL